The Tubulanus polymorphus chromosome 3, tnTubPoly1.2, whole genome shotgun sequence nucleotide sequence TGTTTTGCTCGAAGATATTCTATAGTACTTTCATCTATGGTTTTATATCTCCCCGcctgaaaatattcatcatcataaaTTTTTCCATGGTAAATATAATAGGACAGCAAGTAAACATAAGGAGTTTGATGTACGATTCACAGAGTAACATTCACGAAATATAGCATACCCTGGGATTCAATACTGAGACGATCTTTGTTGCTTTTACAAATTTTCCATGTCTTAGTGGAACTGTAAAATACCTTTTCCCCTTATAAACACCATCCGTATCACCAACTGAAACAAGCAGATGACCATAATGTATTTGTTGAAGGTGCGTCTAAACAAGAGCCACATAGAAATGAGTAATGGTCTTTTGTATTCTACATATATCGAGGATTTTTGCCTTCGTACAAAGGCTTCGCGATAAGCCCCATCAAATACCTGGTTCGTCAAGCTTCAAGCCGATGAGTGGTCTAAAACTTGCGTATTCCCTATCAACGCTACCGACAAACTTTACAATTCCCGAATAATACGGACTGCTCcgttctgaaaatataaaaaattttaaagatattcGATGCGGAGAAAATACGCGTGTTATCGGATAGATTCGTCGATACATTCTTATCATTCACCTTTACAAGGACCTAGATTCACCTGAACCCTATCACCAACGTGTATTAGTTCTAGCATTAGCTGGTCCTTTTCGTATTTAGTCAGTTTTGGTAACGGTGGTTGCGCGCTGCTCGAGGTTGACGTAGAACTCGGCGGTCTCGTAGTCGACCGTGAACTAACCGATGATACAGTTACAATCTCAAAGCCGTTCTCTTTCTGTTGCTCGGGTATTTGCGGTGTTTCTAATCTAATATCAGCCACATTGTGATGTTCGACAGAACGGAAGTTTTGAAAGGAGTCGTTAGGTAGATATATGGAATATGCGCTCTTTAGTCTATCGAACAGTTTGTCCCCGGGAGATGTATTTAGATTTTGACTTGTTCGTCCATCCGTAGAACTACTATTCCGCACATTTAATAAGGCTTTGTTTTGTCTATTTTGTCCAACActtgttttgtttgtttccCTATTGCTTCTCGGAGTCAAGTGTTCGTCGGCTATATATTCCAGAAAACCAATATTCTGTTTGCATTCTGCTTGTTTCTCTATAAGATTCAAACTGCTGGTCGTGATGTTACACGGTGGAGTGTTTATGTCCAAACACACTTTCTTCGGTTTACTCCTTGGAAACTGTAAGTTAACGAAATAACATACGTGCACCATCATATCTTCGATGATACAAGTGACGAACGATAACAGATTATTGTCATAGCTTACCCTCATAGGAGAGGTTGCGCGGGCCGAATTAAGCTGTTCAGTCAGTTCATCATATAACATTTGATGGTCGTGTTCGATACAAGTGTTCAGTCCATTTTCACTAGAAAAACAAAGATCttatcatgaaaaagaaaatgataccGACATGACTTCATCAATGTTATCCTCACATGGCTTCGTCTTCCTGTGATTTGATTCCTTGAGGAAATGTCGCTTGGACTGTCGCCTTTTTACCAGCCTTCTTTACCATGTGAAGAAACTGATCGTTGTTTTGGATTTCTAGCAGAACTTCCTGAAAGAGAATATCCACTAATTAGCGATCGAGAGACTTCAacgaatatattttttcacggGAAAGAATCAGTGAATGAATGATTGTGTAGGACGGACAAAATAGATCGTAGAATATGAACTACAACCTTTGCGAGTTCAAGCGCTTGAGACTTTTGTATAACGAGCTTGTCCTTGCCGAGCAGTAGTTTCTTCAGGGTGAGCGTTTCGCATCGCGATATCTGTAAATCTTTTTCTAGGTCATCCATTGCAGAGACAGTATTTTCCAATTCCTAATATAGAATAATATagaatgatagaaaaaaaacgtttAAGACCGATGTCATGTGGAAGTGCTGGGGGTGATTAGAATTCGGATCCACAACCTTGATCCGGTCTTTGTAATCCTTCGCCGTTTTTCTCGCCAGCTGAAGCAGTAATAATCGCTCGTCTAATTGATTCTGGATGTTAGATATTTCCTCGTTTTTATCCACGATCTGTTGCTTGAGTTCTGCTATACAGTTCAAATCCTACAACGTCGTAAATTCAACGCCCTTTTTATTCACGATTTAGAAACTAGAAAATAACTGATTTCTCACAATTTCCTTACTCGATCCATTTGCTCATTCCGCCGAATTTCATCCATGACTTGACTTTTCAAATCTTCTACGCTCGATTGCAACTCTTCGATCGTTTGTTCAGCATTCTGTCAAAAACAGatatatagaaataacaaaaagTGACACCATGTACACGTAGAACAAATGTACATACCTgtagatttttagttttcaactCTAGGTAGGATTTGATCGTAGTGAGTtcagtttctttttcaattcgtATCGATCTAGAGTAAACCATTTAATTTATTCGAAAACATGTCAATATCGTGATATAAAACTTTCCCTATTTTCTAACTCATTATTGACACTCTGATAAAAACTGTGATTTATACCTAGCATTATCCAATGATTTCTTCATCGTCTCAACTGTCAATTCAGCTTTTTCAACGTCCATAACTGGAAAACACATcgatcatcattatcaatgcTAACCCGTCGGTATATCTCACGCTAACGCATAAAAGCAAAATCCTCCCCAATTTCGAACACTTAAAAATTGTTACATTCAACATTACCAATTAATCATCAAACGAAAAATCATGACTTTCCATAGAAGTTGATGCAGATCGAAAAGCGCTATGAATATCTTAAACCGAATCCATCGCGCTTTCAAAATGAGAAATGCCAATGTTCTATGGATAGCAAGTTAGTAGATACCATCCCAAGTTGCAATAATAACTACTTAAAACCCCTTTCATCCATTACTGCCTATTAGTttgatatataataaatgtagCATATCTTTTCGCGTTTAAGATGTTAGATCAAAAGTAAAGAATCTTTTTTTCCGCTTCTCGTCAATGTGTTTACAATGTTAGTCATTAAACTCAGAGTTAGCTTAGCTTTAtggaattacataaacttacgCAAAATCTtctctaaaataaaaaaaaagaatttatccGAGATGAATCCATACTTTAGATTTCTAAtggatttttggaaaaaagaaaataatttctataCAGTTTTGCCTGTTTGACCGACCTTTACTTTCGAGACTTTTGATTCGTTCTTCAGCTTGAGTCAGACTAGTCTCGGAGGTAGTGAGTTTCTGTAGGGCTGCCTGTAAGTCTGATTTTGAAGTTTCAAACTCTTCCGTTGTGTTTGCAAGTTTCTCCTTCGTGTCTTTAAGTTCTTCAATAAGTTTTGAGCACTGGTCttcaaaattctgaaaaatgaaaatgtccgTAATTCGAGTAGCCTAGGTattgaaatttatcatcaatttcattacagTTTAAATTATCATGCAGTACCTCTCGTTGGGACTTTTCGCGTGCATATTTTTCTTTGTATTCATTGAGTTCATCTACTGTTTGCTTGAGAAAAGCTTTTTCTCGTTCTCTGAAATGAGTTAGACAATACAGAACTGTAAACGCGCTGTATGTACCTTTAACCATAATGTCTCGTGTAAATCCAAATCTTCGCCTAGTATTAGTGACATCCTGACAACTGATTAGAACAGTCTTATTTCCttaaaactgattttcatGAAGTGAAATTATGGACGCCGTTGTTACGTGTTGGCACCTTGTGCACACTTCTATTCCTGGCTAGTGCCAACTGTTGTTCACAAGCATCATATTGAACAACGTGGGCTTTTTAATTCAGTAAGCGGCTTGCGCTTGACGTCCACCATGACGCGCTGTGATGTCAGGTGCAGTACCTCTATTGAACATAATAGAATGGAAAACATGCGTAACTATGAATTCAGTATAATATCGTAAATTTCCTTTATCGTTCATCGGTACATTATAATAATTGTTTTGGTACATTATCAGCGCGGAGTTAAACAGTGgatatcatatgaaatattgatgataatCTTCCTTGTACGCAATAATCATTCCACCcgtatttcatcatcataattcGTGTTCAACTCATCATCGGATCTAAGATTGAAATGCCTATTTTGGGTTATCAGTGAGGCACAATAGAGAAACTATATGTACAAAAGGACATAACAATAAATGCACAATGATACATAATAACATATCTCTTAACATTTACAGGAGAGAATTTCAAGAAATAAACCAACGTATATGGTAcgtttgaaagaaaaaagatgTTGATATCGAACGCACTCACTCGTTAACATGTTTCTGTTTACGTATTAAAGCCGCTGTTGTTCCGCGAAGGCTTAGTCTACGTCCGGAAACCGGTAATTTTGGACTGTTAGTCGTCGAGCCTGGAACACTTTGCGATTTGACCGCTTGCACCGGCGGCGGTGGTACGGTCTTTGCAGATCCCGGTTTAACTGCTCTTTGCCAGTTTGCTTTCGCTTTCGCGTCCATTTTTGTTCCGCAGTTTTGCTCTTTTAGAGATCATTAACCTTATCGATTACGATATGACATCATAGAGAGAAATTCCTTGTTTAATCCTCAGTTTTTAGCGCGTAGAACTGAACGCATACATTTCCAGATTGGAATTATCCCTTTTCACTATGTAAAACGATATGAAAAGTAGATATTTACGAGCCATTGGGTCGTATAATCCGTTCGCGAGTCTTGTTGCTAAAGAAACAGGAAATATTGGCGTGGTGAGAGGAGAGTGTAAACTTGGTATTACGACTGAACTGTGCTGCTGATATATTGATCGCGACGATTACGATGACAATAGAGACAAACTGTTTCCCGACGCTTGTGACGTCAGATTTACCCACAATATCATGTTTTGAGATACGATGAACATCGTTTATTCGTAATTCTCAAGTGAGAACTGTTTAattcaaaagtgaattttagAGAGCTTCCTGGAGGAATCAATTTAACGTAGAAGGTTACGTGGATGATTATCTATTTGATAAACAAGGTTGTAGATACGTGTGATAAATGCCCGACCCAGACTGATTTTTTCTTGACGATTTCTATGTTTTGAACAAGTATATATTCTCTTTTCGTAAACAAGTTATTCGCATGTTATAAGCAGTTTATATAGGCATTATACAAGGCAGTATTTTATCGTTTTCATGCGTCGGTTTTGACAGCGTAATGGCCGATCACAAGCACGGTTAACGATGACGTTGCTATGGAATTTAATACCACGTAAAACATACACGCTACCGTTGGACTAACAGTCGAGATCACATTACCGGCCATGTTTACTTCCGTTACGAAAGGAAACGCAATTTTGACGTGTCGTCGAACTGCCGTTGTGTTGACCAGAGTTTGCTCGACAGATAAACATCGATTCACGCGATCATATTTTTTTCCGATTGGTCGAAATTATCACAGATATCCcaatggaattttgaaattgttgttaATTTCAGATATTGAAGCTTAGCGTTATAACATTTCACCACGGTTCAGCTACACAGATTGGTCTTGTTTGCTATAGATGGTCTTTTTGGCAGGTCGGCCTATTC carries:
- the LOC141902697 gene encoding uncharacterized protein LOC141902697 isoform X2; translation: MNGPTKLATPRSMPLQLDDVSTRLRASLPEFQVTPPSPIRDGNSDDYFMFPVPRQNDDINSVKHANMTKRSDYDAYEHDSDISLHPDSDEERFLEQYIQLTAGYMETDQSWKETLEQPDTVANHREYKNSDLTTIPGQSGEIETSNDKCGFEVHSSTHAIDKSVPAVENKPNGESMNGMKTETRETTCEETSDIGEQSYHHQHDAQSMPLLTESNQNGAKIDEDSNIENDNESIENSSEYYSGNDEDYPTARTGCEILDPSADPLSIIPNVHKPTKHKIKDPFAALAKKIFKMVDQDEDNLLSKVELDKFFQSKSLVDISITSADIIKMNEDSKHKSENTTKKRKKSRKPKTGLHLPEFENLLTEILKYIYGKSTECTGTWVELDGPDSLIYFNKITGEMRYDIPEEYYTVIKEDVFEDVILDLLEKQEANHEKDSKNKNPKIRGELRRRDFEEMLSSISFCLLLSSEDQRQIRKLFKNDKSSFTHGEFIPIAKRLVLLVYEARHPSPHDWCMLVSPKTGNAYWFHKRNGEIRRFPPHSVIRAQQQELMEREREKAFLKQTVDELNEYKEKYAREKSQRENFEDQCSKLIEELKDTKEKLANTTEEFETSKSDLQAALQKLTTSETSLTQAEERIKSLESKVMDVEKAELTVETMKKSLDNARSIRIEKETELTTIKSYLELKTKNLQNAEQTIEELQSSVEDLKSQVMDEIRRNEQMDRDLNCIAELKQQIVDKNEEISNIQNQLDERLLLLQLARKTAKDYKDRIKELENTVSAMDDLEKDLQISRCETLTLKKLLLGKDKLVIQKSQALELAKEVLLEIQNNDQFLHMVKKAGKKATVQATFPQGIKSQEDEAIENGLNTCIEHDHQMLYDELTEQLNSARATSPMRFPRSKPKKVCLDINTPPCNITTSSLNLIEKQAECKQNIGFLEYIADEHLTPRSNRETNKTSVGQNRQNKALLNVRNSSSTDGRTSQNLNTSPGDKLFDRLKSAYSIYLPNDSFQNFRSVEHHNVADIRLETPQIPEQQKENGFEIVTVSSVSSRSTTRPPSSTSTSSSAQPPLPKLTKYEKDQLMLELIHVGDRVQVNLGPCKERSSPYYSGIVKFVGSVDREYASFRPLIGLKLDEPVGDTDGVYKGKRYFTVPLRHGKFVKATKIVSVLNPRAGRYKTIDESTIEYLRAKQQSFKNR
- the LOC141902697 gene encoding uncharacterized protein LOC141902697 isoform X1; the encoded protein is MNGPTKLATPRSMPLQLDDVSTRLRASLPEFQVTPPSPIRDGNSDDYFMFPVPRQNDDINSVKHANMTKRSDYDAYEHDSDISLHPDSDEERFLEQYIQLTAGYMETDQSWKETLEQPDTVANHREYKNSDLTTIPGQSGEIETSNDKCGFEVHSSTHAIDKSVPAVENKPNGESMNGMKTETRETTCEETSDIGEQSYHHQHDAQSMPLLTESNQNGAKIDEDSNIENDNESIENSSEYYSGNDEDYPTARTGCEILDPSADPLSIIPNVHKPTKHKIKDPFAALAKKIFKMVDQDEDNLLSKVELDKFFQSKSLVDISITSADIIKMNEDSKHKSENTTKKRKKSRKPKTGLHLPEFENLLTEILKYIYGKSTECTGTWVELDGPDSLIYFNKITGEMRYDIPEEYYTVIKEDVFEDVILDLLEKQEANHEKDSKNKNPKIRGELRRRDFEEMLSSISFCLLLSSEDQRQIRKLFKNDKSSFTHGEFIPIAKRLVLLVYEARHPSPHDWCMLVSPKTGNAYWFHKRNGEIRRFPPHSVIRAQQQELMEREREKAFLKQTVDELNEYKEKYAREKSQRENFEDQCSKLIEELKDTKEKLANTTEEFETSKSDLQAALQKLTTSETSLTQAEERIKSLESKEKILLMDVEKAELTVETMKKSLDNARSIRIEKETELTTIKSYLELKTKNLQNAEQTIEELQSSVEDLKSQVMDEIRRNEQMDRDLNCIAELKQQIVDKNEEISNIQNQLDERLLLLQLARKTAKDYKDRIKELENTVSAMDDLEKDLQISRCETLTLKKLLLGKDKLVIQKSQALELAKEVLLEIQNNDQFLHMVKKAGKKATVQATFPQGIKSQEDEAIENGLNTCIEHDHQMLYDELTEQLNSARATSPMRFPRSKPKKVCLDINTPPCNITTSSLNLIEKQAECKQNIGFLEYIADEHLTPRSNRETNKTSVGQNRQNKALLNVRNSSSTDGRTSQNLNTSPGDKLFDRLKSAYSIYLPNDSFQNFRSVEHHNVADIRLETPQIPEQQKENGFEIVTVSSVSSRSTTRPPSSTSTSSSAQPPLPKLTKYEKDQLMLELIHVGDRVQVNLGPCKERSSPYYSGIVKFVGSVDREYASFRPLIGLKLDEPVGDTDGVYKGKRYFTVPLRHGKFVKATKIVSVLNPRAGRYKTIDESTIEYLRAKQQSFKNR